The Plasmodium vivax chromosome 7, whole genome shotgun sequence DNA window CCACcacaataaaattatttatcacTTCATCCACCTTGAGTTTCGAGCAAATTGCAAAGaattctttattttcgtGCACAATACAGTGCGATATGCAAATGAAtaacttttcaatttttccgtttattttctccctccTATATTTTGTATCATTTAAAATTGCATTATTATCATCATCGTAATTGTAAAAACTTAAGTTCGTATCTAGGATGTCAAAATTTTCTTGAAATTTACTCCCATACAAGTCAAAATTCTTCGAAAGGAACAAAGTCAATTCTATCCATATGCTCGTCTCGATATTGCAGTACTCAAAATTATAGCCATACCTGTTGGTGATTCCCAAAGATTCGATGTAACTTATGTGTTCTGAATCTCTGTTCATTCTATCCTccatttcttcatttatttcgATGTTTCCAAATTCATCCTCTTGGGACTTCTTCGGCTTTTGAAGCATATTTGTAAACATGTCAAAGAAGAaggttttgttttttccttttttccccttctttgcTCTTCCGCTGTTGCTGTTCTCATCGCTGCTGAAGTAGCCCCTCATCGATTGGTTATTATTGTTGCTATTATCATCTCCCCTATTGCGACTGCTACGTCTGCTATGTCTGCTATTTCTCCGTTCATCATCGATTAGGTCATAGTTGGGGGGTCTCCTCCCTCCGTTGCGGTGGTTACTAGGCCGCCTACTACCTCGACCGCCGTTGTTCGGGGGACCCACGTACCGCTCACCATAGTAGTCGTCGTACTGCTCACCATACGGGAGATCGCTATAATCCCCGAAGTAGTCGTCACTGTATTGACTTTTGGATCTTTGCTCTGGGCGCCTTCCCCTCATGGGATCCTTCCCTGGAGGTGctccctcctccccctcgtaCCCTCTTCCCTTAGGATGAGCGCCCTCTCTGTTGGAGCCACTCCTACTCGGCCCCATACGACCGTCACGATGATGGTGATGGTGGTGGTGAAAACTATCATCATAATCCACGTCGTCATAGCCATCCTCCTCATGAGTGTTCTCATGGCTGGGGCTCCGCCCCTCCGTGTAATGAAAGATATTTTtcatctccatttttttgtcccgATTGGTGTACATGGAcccctttttgtaaaaaatgtcagAAAACAACACGCACAGCAAATCGTACGCATAAATGTTATTAACGCACAGGTAAATAATtgagtggaaaaaattaatcaacACAGacatgttaatttttttcttgaaaaTGTCCGTGCAGTCAAAATCTACTTTCATATTCTCGAAGATGCTTATCTCGTTGCTCTTAtggtaaattaaaaacaaaattctTATCAGCAATATTACAAAGTCGTACAGGTAATTGTCAATGCTTAgatttttcacaaattcgTCCCCCTTAATTATCTGGATTAGCCCCAAATAATTTCCACACCGAAACATGATGTTAACtaggtagaaaaaaaaatggatggtGCAGTTTTCCTTGTCCATTTCgttcttataaaaattgtcatAGCAGTAGGAAAAGATGGCGTTCGACTTGGCGTCCACGAAATACTCATCAATTTGGTTTAAATCCTTTGCAACATAGTTGCTTATTTCGATTTTGTAAAACTTGTCATGCAAATGTTGCAGCGTCCCGAAGAGATAATTTAGCAGTAAATTTTCGTACGTGTAGTTGGGGCCCGAATTTAGCTTATCCCTTCCGCTAACGTTGCCATTACCGCTACTGTAATTGTTGTGGTTGTCCCCGTTGTCGTAGTAGTCctccttttccctcctcttcaAGTTTTCCTTCGTTATGGACAAATTCATATTCAGCAGGCTGTTCAGGATGTCCTTCAGAACCTGCTTGTAAATGGAATCCACATCCAGGGCGTTTATGTTTATGGCGTtggtcccccttttcttgCCCCGCCGTCTATCCCTAACTGAGACCGCTTCACTCTCCTGGTACTTACTTATCTGCGATTTGAAGAAGTGGTTCTTCGAGTTCATGTAGTAGTGGTCATTCACTTCGACAAAGCTGCCAGGAAATAAATTCTTGTCTACATTTCCGATAAAAATCTTGGAGTAATTTAAATTCGTGTCACTCAACAGTAGGTAGTAAAAGCTCTTAAAGGGAATAAAATCTACTTTGCATGCATTCACATTGTACAGccaaattaaaatttgaaacTCATGCTGATCCAAATCTAACACATTGCTCTTAACCACCTTTTgattcttcttctgcttaaAATTCACCAAATAAtccacaaaatttttaaaaatattacttttaaaattatccCACATTAACGAATCATGATCATTCAATAGGGAAAATGTTGTCTTCTGTATATCGTTgatattatcatttataattaaattaatgtAATTGTAAAAGGTCCCTTCTGATTCCTTTTCGCTAAAcgcatcttcctcttcatacACCTCATCGAAAAGGCCCTCttgcttttttataatcGTTAACTCTTCTACTGACTTGTCTAAATTGTCCTTACTACCAGCCAATTCGTCCTTTTGATCACTCTTAAATTCCGGTGCCATGAAACTGTTTACCTTTCCCTTCTCGCCTAACAGCAGATTATTCTGTGTGCTCATCAACGTGCTGTTATTGGGCCCCAAAGTTTTATTTCCCATAAACATATTGGTtgccgctcctcctgctgcACTTGTGCTTATTGCTTGACCCAAACCGCTACTACCCATCATTGTGCCGCCACCCAAATTGGAGTTTAGTCCACCTAACCCACCAAATATGCTCGACCCGCTCGCATTAGCACCGGTGCCGGTACCTCCCCCCGCGTTTAAAGTCGCATTCATATTTGATGCTAAGTTGGAACCCAGGTTTGTACCCATGTTGGTGCCCACACTTGACCCCATGGTCGTTCCCAAATTGGATCCCACACCTAGTCCAACTCCTCCTGTACTTAACCCGGTTCCCACTCCTCCAACTCCAGTGGTGGCATTTGTACCAGTATTCCCCGCGCCCAACGAAAAACCAGACGAGGTTCCAAATATATTCTTGCTGTCACCTACGCCACCCAAATTCGTACCTGTGGATACACTTCCAAACATATTGCTCGTGCTACCACTTTGCGTTGCTCCTCCTAATCCTGGAGTGGAAGAAGCCCCCGTCGTGGCAGCAGAATTGACAGATGTACTCTGACCAGCTGTTCCAACCTGTCCAAATAggttattaaatttattttggcTAGTTGGCGTTGTCATGGAGGGTGAAAATACGTTATTACCTCCCATAGTGGTAGCACTTGGAGAAGGTGTTGCCCCGAAAAGGCTACTACTACTTCCAGCCTGTGTACCTCCTGACAATGAGCCGAAAATGTTACTGCCGGTTTTATTTTGGCTACCCTGCACTGTGCCCCCGAAGAGGTTGCTACCCGTTCCCGTAGTTGCACTCGTCCCTGGTGTTGAGGACATTCCTCCAAAGAGGTTCCCACCCGTGGCTGGCTTTGCCTGACTGGCTCCCAAACCACCAAACATGTTGCTGCTACTTGTTGTGCCTTGGCTGGGCGATTGCAAATTTCCAAAAACTCCACCCGGTTTGTTCTGACTCATTGGAGATGTATTTCCGAAGAGATTTCCAGATCCTGTGTTGGTCGGCGTGCTGCCGGACATCCCCCCGAAGAGAGTGCTGCTTCCCTTATTTTGGCTCATCCCACCAGCAGCGCCTCCAAACATGCTGCTACTTGTACTACCCTGGGTAGGCGTTTGTAGCGCTCCAAAAAGACCGCCACCCTTATTTTGGCCCATCGATGATGCATTCCCAAACATGTTGCTCTGTGTTGATCCTTGATTCGCCGTCCCAAAGGATCCACCAAATATGCTGCTCCCCTTATTTTGGCTCATCCCACCGGCAGCGCTTCCAAACATGCTGTTACTGGTACTGCCCTGGGTAGGCGTTTGCATCGCTCCAAAAAGCCCACCACTAGGCTTGTTCTGATTCATTGGAGATGCATTTCCAAAGAGATTTCCAGATCCTGCGTTGGTCGGCGTACTACCGGACATCCCCCCGAAGAGAGTGCTGCTTCCCTTATTTTGACTCATTCCACCGGCAGCACCTCCAAACATGCTGCTACTTGTACTGCCCTGATTAGACGATTGCAGAGCCCCAAACAATCCACCACCCTTATTTTGGCCCATCGGTGATGCATTCCCAAACATGTTACTTCCTGCTGTTTGATTGGACTGAGACGATGTGCCAAATAAACTATTTCCCTTATTTTGATTAGCCGAGGATAAATTTCCAAACATATTTCCGGAGCTCGTTTGATTAGACGACAAATTGCCAAAGAGGTTACTGGACGACGGAGCAGAGCTCTGGTTATTCTGTTGCATGCCTCCAAAAATCCCTTTATTGGACATGTTCGTTCCTGGAGCATTTAAATTGGTGGTTCCCCcaaaaatattcttcataCCTAAGCCACTCTGATTGCTCGAATTCATGAATAAGTTATTTCCTCCCATGTTTCCCTGATTGGCACCACTTCCTACACTTGACCctccaaaaatatttttgttaccTAGGTTCGACTGACTATTCATATTGTCGTAGAGCCCCTTATTTCCACTTAATCCACTGGAGCTCGTGTTCATATTAAACAGATTCTTATTCACCAGCGCATTGTTCGATTGCGGTGTTTTGGAAACTCCAAAAATGGACGAGTGATCCGTGTTCGATAGGTTGGACTGGACGTTTGCATTTCCGAAGATCCCCTTATTTGCATTGTTCCCTTGGTTGTTAAATGATCCGAAGAGGTTATTCGACGAGGAGTTCTGCATATACATAGTTGTGCAATCatataaaaagggggtaaatatttttgtgctgaaaaaagggggatgcCACAATtattctaataaaaaaaaattctccttccttcttctttatttttgttcttatgTGGTCCTGTTTTCCCGACTGAACATATGCTTCTCAACTGTGGCTCAAACggttgcacttttttttttcccccccctggcgcGTTTCACATCAACGTGGAACTGTCGCTATGCTTATTACGCATGCCACGTTTCGCTTGTATATGGACATATCCATACGTCACTACACTGATGCACACACACGCGGGTTTTACCGCTCTGGGTGAGTGCTTCCACTAACGCAGGAATGCCTATCCGTGCAAAAACCTGTTCCCAAAACGGTCGAACTTTCAGCCAATTTGGAACGAGCTGAAAAATTAACCGATCACATATGCGCATGTAACCGCTGCTGTCAAACCATGAGCAGAGGCATCTTCGCAAGTTTTAACGCGAACGGGGAGATGACCcgcatgcacatatgtgtatgcacaAACGGGTAAACACACacgcatgtatatatgcagtTAAGTTATATACACATTTCCTGGGCTGATCAAATTTTTCTCACTTTGACGCAACCCCCAGtacgcgtttttttcccttattttacgaaaaataCGCAAGCGTAACTTGTGCAATTTTCCGAGCACTAAGGCGACATTTGTTCTCTCCCCagttgatgaaaaaaaaaaaaaattcaaatgaaaaataaaaatataatacgtTGTTGCCTCTCTCCACGTGTCAACCGGTCATTATTTGCAGCCAGGTAAGTTCTCATATCTCATCGGTTGGGGGCACAACTACGCAAACGAGCAATTGTACAAATgtacaaatgagcaaatgaACGCTGCGCACGTACATTCACCCATCCGTACACGCGTACTTACGCATGTCGCGCATAGCAGTACGCCCGTGAATGTTCGGCAATTTTACGCTCTGCTTTTATACAGTTACAAGTTTGCTAGCCATCCCACTTGTATTAAATTTCCGCTACTTATCAGCGGTCATTATTTCAAGTGGggaagggaaataaaaaaaaaatgacataaaaaaactctcttaatgggaaaaaaaaaaaaaaaaaaaagccgcTTTTTACGCGCTctgaatatatatgttactataaggggaaaataaaaatttgaacgCAAAAAAAGTCCTTGCAATTGTATAAGgcgggacaaaaaaaaaaaatgcaagtaCATAATCCAGACGATTGCATATTTGAAGAAGCgcaaaacaaatgaaattcTGTAACATATGTGGCGGCATGTGACAGTGCGTGGCAGTATGCGAGCTGCGCGAATTTGCAAAAACGCGTGAAAATGTACGACACTCGAGAGGGGCAAAAAACGGCCGGCGTACATTCCACGTATGCACGGGCGCAACTGCCGTGCGCATTCGCGAAAACGTAATCCACGTGCtcgtgaaaataaataaaacaagaaTGAGAGCAAACACCGCGCGGGGACACAAGCAGATGGCACAAATTCAaaacggaaagggaaaaaccccaaatgaaaaaattgaacatgTACAAACGCaaatatgtacgtatacatatataatacacTTTTACGCATgcgtatatgcatgtatatatgtatgtacatatttatgcttATACCGAGGGGGCCTCTTTTCCAGTGGCGCATTTTCCGTGTAAATAGtatgttacatttttgtgccgCTGGGGGTGTGCCTCTCTGGCCGCGCGACAATCCAGGACGGGCTTATGTGCGGGGGCCCCCACAATCGCAGAGTGAAAAAACCTCGTCTGCGttaaaagaggaggaaatttTATTCCACAAAGGTGGAACGCGCAAATGCGAAAAGAAtggcgaaatgaaaaaaaccaATTCCAACCTATACCAGTGGAGCACAGCCGCGTTAAAgaatttctccttttttttctccagtATTATTTGGTAAGCGGCATTTTATTACATAGGACAAAATTGTCCCACTCGACATGGAAATACATAAAGAAGTAACCCCCCCCGGGGATATTTACCCACGGCGATCCTCCAACCCATCCAATTATGACCCCTCGTGCAACTGTTCTTTTTGCGCAATGTGCATCCCCGTGTGTCCACTTGGCAAACATGTTCATCGGCCCTTATCGCAAGTGAGCtgatttttcccctcctttgcgCTTATTCAAAAAGGGTCTCAATTGGAACGGGGGAAAATGGAGACCCTCCTCCCCACACCACATCACCATTTTACAGACATTCATtcaggttaaaaaaaaaacacacaaggTGCGAAAAACTACTTCCCTTGTACCGTTAAATGGGAACATTTTTCTGTAGCAGTAAGTGATAATTCGCAAAcgcattcatttttttttctctaattCTTTTAAGTTAAGCAGCATAACAAATTCACGCTTcgcaaataaacaaaatggggaaaaggaaaaaaactgaaaaaaaattagccatACTCCTGTGGGAAGGATACCCTCAATTGGGTGTttaaatatgcacatgtgcattaATGCTGATGTGGACGCGCCCATAGCGCACACTATTGACATATACGCGGCGAGGCAGACACATACAGCGGCACACGTGTAAATGTCCCTCGCCcaaaaatcaaaatggttccaaaaaaaaaaaaaaaatgaaaaaataaagtagcGCACATGACGATGGACCCAAATGATCGAGTTGCAACTCATCTGACCATTCCGCAAAGTGAAGCTACGCCGAATTGAAGTTAACCTTGAAAAAGCGCTTCATCGTTTCGTACGTCCCCCACGATATGGCCGAAGCAGGAATGCACAGGGCCATTCTGGCCATGGATCCCttgaaaaaggaacgaaaaCCCTCCTTATGATATAAATTCGATACCACTCGATAAAAATTGAAACCTTTTGCGTTGAAGCACTCCGTCTGAATCCTCGTCTTAATAACGTCAAGTGGATTTGTCACCACGGCGGCTATTCCGCCGCCAATTCCTGCGCACACAAAGTAGGATGTGATGTGATTAAACGGTTTGTTAAAGAACTcattcctcctcctctccttcttATCATCACTGTTGTAGTTGCCTAGCCACATATTCTTCAACTGTACATTATCGCACTTCGCCCCGGTAAAGCTAAACGAGTCGCCTACCTTACGGTCATGATTTTCTGAAAGGTCACTAATTGAGCTGTTTTCTAACTTGttgattacatttttaaataaaatttcctcgttcgtttgttccCCATCGAATGCTGCTTGGCTAGTCAGTAAAATgtgttcccccccatttggcacATACTTTTGCGCGCG harbors:
- a CDS encoding hypothetical protein, conserved (encoded by transcript PVX_098700A), which translates into the protein MYMQNSSSNNLFGSFNNQGNNANKGIFGNANVQSNLSNTDHSSIFGVSKTPQSNNALVNKNLFNMNTSSSGLSGNKGLYDNMNSQSNLGNKNIFGGSSVGSGANQGNMGGNNLFMNSSNQSGLGMKNIFGGTTNLNAPGTNMSNKGIFGGMQQNNQSSAPSSSNLFGNLSSNQTSSGNMFGNLSSANQNKGNSLFGTSSQSNQTAGSNMFGNASPMGQNKGGGLFGALQSSNQGSTSSSMFGGAAGGMSQNKGSSTLFGGMSGSTPTNAGSGNLFGNASPMNQNKPSGGLFGAMQTPTQGSTSNSMFGSAAGGMSQNKGSSIFGGSFGTANQGSTQSNMFGNASSMGQNKGGGLFGALQTPTQGSTSSSMFGGAAGGMSQNKGSSTLFGGMSGSTPTNTGSGNLFGNTSPMSQNKPGGVFGNLQSPSQGTTSSSNMFGGLGASQAKPATGGNLFGGMSSTPGTSATTGTGSNLFGGTVQGSQNKTGSNIFGSLSGGTQAGSSSSLFGATPSPSATTMGGNNVFSPSMTTPTSQNKFNNLFGQVGTAGQSTSVNSAATTGASSTPGLGGATQSGSTSNMFGSVSTGTNLGGVGDSKNIFGTSSGFSLGAGNTGTNATTGVGGVGTGLSTGGVGLGVGSNLGTTMGSSVGTNMGTNLGSNLASNMNATLNAGGGTGTGANASGSSIFGGLGGLNSNLGGGTMMGSSGLGQAISTSAAGGAATNMFMGNKTLGPNNSTLMSTQNNLLLGEKGKVNSFMAPEFKSDQKDELAGSKDNLDKSVEELTIIKKQEGLFDEVYEEEDAFSEKESEGTFYNYINLIINDNINDIQKTTFSLLNDHDSLMWDNFKSNIFKNFVDYLVNFKQKKNQKVVKSNVLDLDQHEFQILIWLYNVNACKVDFIPFKSFYYLLLSDTNLNYSKIFIGNVDKNLFPGSFVEVNDHYYMNSKNHFFKSQISKYQESEAVSVRDRRRGKKRGTNAININALDVDSIYKQVLKDILNSLLNMNLSITKENLKRREKEDYYDNGDNHNNYSSGNGNVSGRDKLNSGPNYTYENLLLNYLFGTLQHLHDKFYKIEISNYVAKDLNQIDEYFVDAKSNAIFSYCYDNFYKNEMDKENCTIHFFFYLVNIMFRCGNYLGLIQIIKGDEFVKNLSIDNYLYDFVILLIRILFLIYHKSNEISIFENMKVDFDCTDIFKKKINMSVLINFFHSIIYLCVNNIYAYDLLCVLFSDIFYKKGSMYTNRDKKMEMKNIFHYTEGRSPSHENTHEEDGYDDVDYDDSFHHHHHHHRDGRMGPSRSGSNREGAHPKGRGYEGEEGAPPGKDPMRGRRPEQRSKSQYSDDYFGDYSDLPYGEQYDDYYGERYVGPPNNGGRGSRRPSNHRNGGRRPPNYDLIDDERRNSRHSRRSSRNRGDDNSNNNNQSMRGYFSSDENSNSGRAKKGKKGKNKTFFFDMFTNMLQKPKKSQEDEFGNIEINEEMEDRMNRDSEHISYIESLGITNRYGYNFEYCNIETSIWIELTLFLSKNFDLYGSKFQENFDILDTNLSFYNYDDDNNAILNDTKYRREKINGKIEKLFICISHCIVHENKEFFAICSKLKVDEVINNFIVVDGKIAEKVKGNISKVLKNNFVLYIKLFYYLLLVGNIYTTVAFLSCISNNVQRILLVLTIFLHKNNIFENEQLNNIKLRTLQFLKFKNESDSFLDHSMNGINDEVSSAAAAAVAAAAVEATAIVATSAADRMNLINLSLNSIDLPFDYFVLRNNNINILLKITYLLNLKTSLSIKLLKSIVQENQDILLHESVIGHINNDGNILYGKLHDFLFLFKNKVKMRKDIKCYFLMYYVLYKKKLFHSTKLRKYKNENDEEYHYKCRNFKYVQSKNINTLNRISLDNSFISVHCSILYKISQFYAILAYFANQRKNYIISFICYYILKDEQSAINSLIRIYNDELIYYYHNNEREYVYIRKCAFRFYHLAKNMWPSNVKLESIENKSYLILSILFMKRKMFEEAFIIFSSSLIPDNMLEKLSTADYYNIDLSSNFLMTLRELCRQNYQINELVGQTTLHAVVKFLLPIKDKLDAQVVESINYLSTLSF